Proteins encoded by one window of Portunus trituberculatus isolate SZX2019 chromosome 27, ASM1759143v1, whole genome shotgun sequence:
- the LOC123509736 gene encoding glycine-rich cell wall structural protein-like yields MKTCIIVALVALSGVAVAKPFTGYGGGGGFIGGQGGLGGGYGTTRVISTGFGNTGFGNTGFGGSRAVVVRGGNAFGGGFGGGGYGGGGVHVINGGSGYGGGFVSGGAGFGGGNAGFGGRGGFGGRGGVRVISGGNRYGCGFAGCY; encoded by the exons ATG AAAACGTGCATCATCGTGGCGCTGGTGGCCCTCTCCGGGGTGGCCGTGGCTAAACCCTTTACTGGttatggcggcggtggtggcttCATTGGTGGACAAGGAGGATTGGGAGGAGGCTACGGCACTACCCGAGTCATCAGCACCGGATTTGGAAACACCGGATTTGGAAACACTGGCTTTGGAGGCTCAAGGGCAGTTGTTGTTCGCGGCGGCAACGCCTTCGGCGGCGGCTTCGGCGGTGGCGGctatggtggcggtggcgttcACGTTATCAACGGCGGAAGCGGCTATGGTGGCGGTTTTGTCAGCGGCGGTGCCGGTTTTGGTGGCGGCAATGCCGGTTTTGGTGGCCGCGGCGGTTTTGGTGGCCGCGGCGGCGTCCGCGTTATCAGTGGTGGCAACAGATACGGCTGCGGCTTTGCTGGATGTTACTAA
- the LOC123509737 gene encoding keratin-associated protein 19-2-like — MKSFFALLLLGALVAVALAEPGYGGYGGYGGYGGYGGYGGYGGYGGGGGRGFAVGFGGHGGYGGYSRGYAGGVGHSVFNLGYGGYGYGGHGGRGYGGYGGYGHGGYGGYGYGK; from the exons ATG AAGTCCTTCTTTGCCCTCCTGCTTCTCGGCGCCCTCGTGGCCGTGGCTCTGGCTGAACCTGGCTATGGCGGTTATGGCGGCTATGGCGGTTATGGCGGCTATGGCGGCTACGGCGGCTATGGCGGctatggtggcggcggcggacgTGGCTTTGCTGTTGGCTTCGGCGGACATGGCGGCTATGGTGGCTACAGCCGTGGCTATGCTGGTGGAGTTGGCCATTCAGTGTTCAACCTCGGCTATGGCGGCTACGGGTATGGCGGTCATGGTGGTCGCGGCTATGGTGGCTACGGTGGCTATGGTCATGGCGGCTATGGCGGCTACGGTTATGGAAAGTAA